From one Lolium rigidum isolate FL_2022 chromosome 4, APGP_CSIRO_Lrig_0.1, whole genome shotgun sequence genomic stretch:
- the LOC124647124 gene encoding uncharacterized protein LOC124647124 yields MASLCPGGGHHESDGRDDVNCVHAPCHYPGHPPVHFDVPTAAGRQIYCIQCCGRRKVTVSPPCGSSCRPDQPAGARSQSGPVIVVFLGRDGEYFTDYGLPHKQVGPLDELMHQLLSFLPRLDEKKHLRGTTSSSAQTLQQPEVSSLTDALDHTALEESSMASNSPSYMHDTIRARDLAYEYKGVVCYHVFNQGGNNRRMYYHVNFTATTKDNDDLLFFAETIGEQRDALVVSCICRINPSEKDMGRCYACLSGVKHPKDDAYFGGHSSAGVLSGTYQSHGPKEDLGVTAAQLKDEESRVRYSHKSSNILLGTGSLYTCPNRRCPHHGFPMPDPPCGCGETLGRPHVDAPALYTGQPIVHFDVPTAAGRQIFSVQCCGRDEEAIVHPLGGSSRDQLAAARSTSDPGPVIVVFIDKDGKYFTDYGFPSLPISNINQLMLNVLSSLSRLEEKQVGGTASVQTLQPPDVLSLNELFHTASLEESPTSISPCSMRVRVFSDWGIRFYIRTDHSGFYHTYPDVGGQFPSLTEAYSAIDCYLRDRQDPTMRIDPYDPDLVYRVNESTREKIIRKILYWPDGTRKLRLQSLPVDEMRSWMLQLVRALVDKYNDDHNLLGDLAYELKGVVSYHVFNQGGSRRMYYHINFTTKTKDNNDLLFFAETMRERDLLVVSCICRVNPFDKDLGYCYRCLSEVKHPKDDAYVGGHSCLPGTYHSYGPREDVGVTADQLETEEAQVRYSYKDPVNPSFLEKLRAPTEVNYPPLRPVEESLAFISSFCR; encoded by the exons ATGGCATCGCTTTGTCCCGGCGGCGGCCACCATGAAAGCGACGGCCGCGACGACGTGAACTGCGTCCATGCACCATGCCACTACCCAGGTCACCCGCCGGTGCACTTTGATGTCcccaccgccgccggccggcAGATTTACTGCATCCAATGTTGCGGGAGGCGCAAGGTGACCGTCTCCCCTCCGTGCGGAAGCAGCTGCCGTCCGGACCAACCCGCCGGAGCCCGTTCCCAATCCGGGCCGGTCATCGTTGTCTTCCTGGGCAGGGACGGGGAGTACTTCACGGACTACGGCCTTCCACACAAGCAGGTCGGACCCTTGGACGAACTCATGCATCAACTACTCTCCTTCCTTCCACG GCTTGATGAGAAGAAGCATCTGCGAGGCACCACATCATCATCTGCACAAACACTGCAACAACCGGAAGTCTCGTCCTTGACGGACGCACTGGACCATACAGCCTTGGAGGAATCGTCCATGGCTTCCAATTCCCCGTCCTACATGCATGACACCATTCGGGCCCGG GACCTTGCATATGAATACAAAGGTGTTGTGTGCTACCACGTGTTCAATCAAGGGGGCAATAATCGTAGGATGTACTATCATGTCAATTTCACTGCAACTACCAAAGACAACGATGACCTATTGTTCTTTGCTGAAACTATTGGTGAACAACGTGATGCGTTGGTGGTCAGCTGTATCTGCAGGATTAATCCTTCTGAAAAAG ACATGGGTCGCTGCTATGCTTGTTTATCTGGAGTGAAGCACCCCAAGGATGATGCATACTTTGGTGGTCACTCTTCTGCGGGTGTCTTGTCGGGCACATATCAATCTCATGGTCCCAAGGAGGATTTGGGAGTAACTGCTGCCCAA TTGAAAGATGAGGAGTCCCGTGTAAGATATTCGCATAAG TCATCAAATATCCTACTTGGCACTGGAAGCCTTTATACATGCCCTAATCGCCGTTGCCCTCACCACGGCTTCCCCATGCCAGACCCTCCCTGCGGCTGCGGCGAGACTCTCGGCCGTCCCCACGTTGACGCTCCTGCACTCTACACGGGCCAGCCAATAGTGCACTTTGATGTTCCCACCGCCGCCGGGCGGCAGATATTTTCCGTCCAATGTTGTGGCAGAGACGAAGAAGCAATCGTTCATCCTCTTGGCGGAAGCAGTCGGGACCAACTCGCCGCAGCCCGGTCGACGTCCGATCCCGGGCCAGTGATCGTTGTCTTCATAGATAAGGATGGAAAGTACTTCACGGACTATGGTTTTCCATCCCTGCCGATCTCAAACATCAACCAACTCATGCTCAATGTATTGTCTTccctgtcaag GCTTGAGGAGAAGCAGGTTGGAGGCACTGCATCTGTACAAACGCTGCAGCCACCAGATGTCCTGTCCTTGAATGAATTATTCCACACTGCATCATTGGAGGAATCGCCCACTTCAATATCCCCGTGTTCCATGAGGGTCCGGGTATTTAGTGATTGGGGAATCAGATTTTACATCAGGACTGACCACAGCGGATTTTATCATACATATCCGGATGTGGGTGGGCAGTTTCCTAGCTTAACAGAGGCTTACAGTGCCATCGATTGCTATCTTCGTGATCGTCAGGATCCAACAAT GCGCATCGATCCATATGATCCAGATTTGGTTTATCGTGTGAATGAATCTACCCGTGAGAAGATTATACGCAAAATTCTGTACTGGCCTGATGGCACAAGGAAGTTGCGGTTGCAGTCACTGCCGGTTGATGAAATGCGTAGTTGGATGCTTCAGTTGGTTCGAGCTTTGGTCGACAAATATAACGATGATCACAATCTTTTAGGG GATCTTGCATATGAACTCAAAGGTGTGGTGAGCTACCATGTGTTTAATCAGGGTGGGAGTCGTAGGATGTACTATCATATCAATTTCACTACAAAGACCAAAGACAACAATGACCTATTATTCTTTGCTGAGACTATGCGTGAACGAGATTTGTTGGTGGTCAGCTGTATCTGCAGGGTTAATCCTTTTGACAAAG ACTTGGGTTACTGCTATCGTTGTTTATCTGAAGTGAAGCACCCCAAGGATGATGCATACGTTGGTGGTCACTCTTGCTTGCCCGGCACGTATCATTCTTATGGACCAAGGGAAGATGTGGGAGTAACTGCCGACCAA CTGGAAACCGAGGAGGCCCAAGTTAGATATTCGTACAAG GATCCTGTCAATCCAAGCTTCCTGGAGAAACTCAGGGCACCAACTGAAGTTAACTATCCACCCCTGCGGCCAGTCGAAGAAAGCCTTGCCTTTATTTCCTCGTTCTGTAGATAA